The Diceros bicornis minor isolate mBicDic1 chromosome 1, mDicBic1.mat.cur, whole genome shotgun sequence sequence TGGACAACATAGCCGTGAACAAAAGAGGCCTTGGGGGCCTCATGTTCTAAGAAGGCAGATGAtgagtaaaataaataagtaaagtcTATGGTGTGTCAGGAGGTGATAAACGCTAGGAGGGAACACGAAGAAGAGAAGTGTGGAGAGCCTGGAGCAGGGCTGCGGGCCTGAGCAGTTAGACACAGGGGGCAGGGAAGGCCTCACCGGAGCCAGCAATGGAGGGACGGCCAGCGGAAAGGGCAAAGGCAGGAGCGGGCCTGGCGTGTTTGAGGACCTGCGGGGAggcccgtgtggctggagcagagcgcacaggagaggagggcagagctgACGGGGCCTTGCAGACCCTTGCTCTGCGATCTCACTTTCACTTTTAATGGTCGCTGTGTAGGGAGGagactgaccttgggcaagggtGGGACCTGGGGACTGGTTCAGACGCCACCACCACAATACAGGCAAGATGACAGTGACTTGGGCTAGGGTGGTGGCCATGGAGACGGAGGGAAGTAGTCGGATCCTGGATATATTTCGAAGGTAGAGCTGAAGACAGGATGTGTTGATGGGTCGGAAAGAGGAGTCCAGGACCATTCCAGGACTTTTGGCTGAACAATTGGAAGGATGGAGAAGATTGTGGGAGGAGCAGGTCTGGGGACAGGGGAAGGTCAGGAATTCACCTTTGGATGCAGTAAGCCTGAGACGCACATTAGATACCCGGGTGGAGCTGGGAGCCCGCAGGTGGACATGCTCTTCTGGGTTTCAGGTCGAGGCCAGCGATGTCACTGTGTGTGTGGCACTTCACGCCCATGACGGGATGAGATGGTGAAACAGCAAGAGTTGACAGAGCAGTGAGGAGGCCCAAGGGCTGAGTCCTGTTGCCTTCTGAAGCAAAGAGGAGGAACCACCAGTTTTGTTCGCATCTGTGTCCCCCAGTGCCTaaacagtgcctggtgcaaaAGAACTGCTAGGTTAGCATTTGTGAATGAATAGCTGAGTGAATGAACGAGTGAGTGGTGCTAAGTGCTAAGAAGGAACTAAAACAGGGTGATGAGTTAAAGAGTGCATGGGGGAGAGTGGTCTTCTTTAGACAgggtggtcaaggaaggcctcttAAGAAGGAGACATTTGAGCTAAGCCCTGAAGGACAAGGAGAAGTCAGTCATGTAAAGAGTTGTGGAGGGAACGCATGTGCAAACACCCTGAGGCAGGAACGCATCTGGCCTGTTGGAGGATCAGTGTGCTTGGGGCACTGTGAAGCTGGATCATGCAGGAATTTGCAGGCCCAGAACCTGGACTTTAAATCACATTCTGGGTGTCCTGGTGGGTTTTAAACAGGGGAGTTAAGTGATCAGGTTAATATTTTGCATGATCCCTCTGAGACACATGGAGAATGTTCTGTAGGAAGGAAAGAGTGGAAGCAAGGAGAGCGTTGGGAGAGCCCCGGGCAGTGGCCCAGGCCAGAAACAGCAGGACTCGCCTGGGGTggggcatgggagggagaggaacGGGCAGAGTCAAGACACTTTAGGAACAGACTGGCAGGACGGGGCTTCAAGAGCCCCTGCTTGTTTGACCCCACTGTGAAGATGTCCCCCACAGACAGACTTGGGAGGGCCTTGGGTAGGGACCAGGACCCCAGTAGGGCCAGGGAGTTTGCTCCTAGGGTCTCTCCTTAATCATCCCAGGCTGGAAGACGTGGAAGATGGTGGGAAGGGGTGCTGTGGCTGGCAGGGTCATTCCATGCCAGGCTCTGGGCCCGGACTCTAGGGCAGCTAAGACCATGCCCGACACTTGAGTAGGGTCGTTTCTCCCTTTTCCTCCATCAGATGGAGATTCATGATGTCTCCCCACGCCTGGCCCTCGTCCAGGGCTTCCTCTGTCCAAAACTCTTCCACACTCCCCACGGGGAGGTGGCACTGTGCCCCCGTCCTTGAACGTGAGCCCTGGGACTGGCACAGCACGCAGGGGATGTGACGTGCCAGGTTGCAGGCCCGGGCCTTCAACTGGCCGCTTCTGAGCCCTGTCTCTGGGGACGCTCGCTCTGGGAACCCAGCCACCGTGCTGTGAGGCAGCCAAGCAGCTACATGGAGAGACCGCTAGAGCTGTCCCGGGCACACCCCTAGCCGCGGCCCCGCCTGGCACCAGCATCGGCACGAGCAGGcgactccagccccagcccgtGAGCCACCCCACCCAGCAGCGCTGTGGAGCACAGAAGAGCTGTGCCTGCTGAGCACCACCCAGATTGCAGATCTGTGAGCAAACGAaatgattattgttgttttaagccacgaaaTTTGGGGTGGTTTGTCACACAGCAACAGGTAGCTGGACACCATGCCCCACCTCCCCAGAGCCTACACATCACCAAAACCACCGGGTCTCCCTTCTAAATACCTTTGAAATCCATCATGAACTCTCCATCTTCCCTGCCGCCCCATGTGTCACCTGGACAACTGTGTTAGCATCGTAACAGATCTCCTTCCACTCACTCTTGCCGCCACAGGATGTGTTTCCCACATAGTAGCCCAGAGAACTCCCTGGAAAGCCCATCTGATTACCTTCCCAGCCCATCTGTACCCACTTGAACTACTCAGCGGCTCTCCATTCTCATAGGATCAAGATTgaccattcttttctcctctgggcTTCAGTCACACtggtctttcttcccttcctctagTACTCCATGTTCTCGTGGCCCcagagcctttgcacatgctattcccaCTCCCCGAGATGCCTCCCTCCACTGGCCTAGTCAACTCTTGCTCACACGTCAGGTCTTGGCTTAAACATCACCTCTTCTGTGAACTGCctctaagccagtggttctcgaAATGGGGTCCTTGACCAGCGTCATcatggaacttgttagaaatgccagtTCTCAGGCCCAAGCCCAGTGCTaaggaatcagaaattctggggcaGGGCCAGCAGTTTGAGTCTAACAAGCCCCGCAGGTGATTCTGACCCATGCACTTGAGAACTGCCGCTCTAAAGCCCCCAGTTCAAGTTATGgactctctcttctcccatctgcgAATCCCTTTCTTTCGGAGGTCCACTCTTGTGCTCACACAGTCTCTATGAGATTATCTGATGTCCGGCTCCCCAACAGACTGGAGCACAGGAGCCTCCCAGCAGCTAGCCCTGTGGCTGGCAGGTCCCCGGAGCCTGATGAACAGATATTGACTGTCAGCCTCCAGGTGGTCATGGGCTTCCCtcggtgtgggggagggggagggactgGTCCCCTTACAGCCCTGGGGCCCTAAAAGTGGCTGAGGGGAGGGTGAGGAACCTTAAGAAACTTGAGGAGGCTTCAGCCCCTGCAGAAAAGGATGCTGTTCAGAAGGCTGGGAAAGGGTATCCAGGGCCAGagctttccctccccttccctcgctctcccctcccccccaccccttccccaccctgGAGTAGCCCTCAGCTGACTTCTATTGACCACTGAGCCAGGCCTTGTTCTATGGGGTTTACATGTTTTATATCATTTAATACAATAagcttctcagctgtgtgtcactaacattcccattttacagatggggaaactgagactcaatgAGGTTCAGGTACTGGGCTGAGGTGAGGGCAGGGaagacttgaacccaggctgtgAGACTGTCGCACTGCCCCTCACCATCAATGCCCAGGTGGAGAACCCTCGATGAGCCAGGAGGTGAGAAGCATGAGCTGGgggggaggctggcagagctgggttgaACCCCATTTGCCCTTCCAAAGGGCAGCCTCAGCTGCGGCAGATTGTGGACCTGTGAGGTGGAGGCCCCAGTCTTGCCAGACCTTCCAAAATTTTTCAGAATAATCAAAAATGTGGATTTTTAATATACAGTCTTCCTGTTTctaaatgattatattttttgGAAAACTCAGATTCTTCCAGAGCCCAGATAAATGCCTGTGTCAGAGGACATTGGTGGCCAAATCGAGGGGGTGAATGGCAGCAGAGACAAACAAGCAGACGCCACATGCACGTATGAGGTCTCTGACCTGCCCACGGCCCGCTATGTCAGGCACTGCTTCTGCCATCTCTGGGGCAGCCTGCTCTAAGTCCAGGACCCACTCTGGGTGGGATGCGGTTTCACTAAGGGCAGACCCCTCATATTGACCCTTACTTTCTTGTCTCGGCCCCCACGGGGCCAGCACcacgtgggtggggctgggtctgCCTGATCACAGCTgtggccccagccccaggcctgcaTACAGAAGGCGCTCACTAAAGGCTTGCTGATGGAAGGAACTGTGGACGCCCTTCCACCTCTAAGCCCTTCCCCCACGCTGGCTCCTCCCCCTTCCCGGACCTGGGCGGGGCACTAGTGGGTTAAAAGGCAGCAGCTGGGgaccctcccctccaccctcgTCGGAAGCTAGGTGCCCAGCTACAGCCATATGGCTACCGCCAGCCCTGTAAGTCCACCTGCCCACCCCTCCTGCAGCGCTGAGGCTGGGGCTCACAGCCCACGCTGACTCCTTTCTTTGGTCAGGCTGGAGAGGCTAAGGGTGGAATCCGAAAgtgggagaaggagaagagggaggaagaggaagaggaggcagcaGTGGGGGCATGGGCGGGAGAAGAGGCCGCGAGCTCGCCCTGGGCTCTGCGGGCCCCGAGGAAGAAGGCCCAGGATGAGGACCCGGTGGAGGTCAAGCTGGAGCTGCACCCGCTGCGGAACAGGTcgggcagggcccctctgtggccCTGAACCCCCTTCCTCTCCGGCCCCAGTTCCCATCTGTGGAAGGCCCGAGCTGGCCTCAGACTTGGGCCCTGCTGGAGCCCAAGCTACAGGCCCCCACTCCTCCCCTCAGGGTAACCCACTCCAGCCACGTTGGGGGCCCCTGTTTGTCCTTGAAGGGCAGGACTTCCCTGTCAGCCTAGGAGCTGCTGGGGGTGGGCATGGGTGGCTCTCTACTTCCTCCTGGCCACCCCTGCCCCTCAGGTGGGCTCTGTGGTTCTTCAAGAATGATCGCAGCCGGGCCTGGCAAGACAACCTGCATCTGGTCACCAAGTTTGACACCGTGGAGGACTTTTGGGCGTGAGTGTCTGACCCTCATGAAGGAGGCCAGGGTGGGGGGGCTCTGGGCTCAAGATCCTCCCCAGACTCCACCCCTCCAGGGGGCTGCTTCCTACACAGCTTTCCCAGCACTCCCTGGGGTCTGGCAGTGTTTGCTGAGGGCTGGGGCTTGGTGGGTTCTGTGGGGAGGTGGTGGGGGGCATTGGGGCTGGGGCACAGGCCCCCGTGAAGCCTTCTTGGGGCTTAGGGAGAGAGCCTGGGAGGTGGGAGAAGCAAGGAGTTGACCCTGACTCTGCTACTCCATGctttgtgactctgggcaagttccttcccctctctgagcttgtCTTAGCCACAAAGTGAGGATTAGGCTGCCTGAGTGTCCATGGGTGATCAAGTGAGGGGATCGGAAAGGTGCTGTGCAAACCCTAGGGGCGGGTGAGAAGCCCCAGGCTCCAGCTGGAGGGGTGCCAGAAACAGACTCTGCACCAGGGGGCTAAACGCCTCTCCAGGGGCGTGGATGGTCAGGGGAGGCTCCAGAGAGGAGGTGGGATTTGAGGGTTTGGGTAAGTAGTGCTGGATTCCAGGCAGGGTGCACCAGTATAAGCAAACGCTTGGAGGCCAGAAGGTGGGTGAAAAGCAGTGGGCTCTGGCAAGAAGTGGAGGGGTCTGAGGCCAGCTAGAAGCAGGCCCTAAAAAGCCTGGACttccagcctggggtgggggctcTCTCCAGGATGTACAGTCACATCCAGTTGGCCAGTAAGCTCTCTTCCGGCTGTGACTACGCCCTGTTCAAGGTAAGCGCTGCTTCCCCGCCCCCCAGGAGCACAGGGGGCCTGATGCTTCCTGGCTTCTGCTGCATCCTCCTTCACAGGGGGTCTGGGGGTGGGGTGCTGAGGACAGCCTCCCTCAGAGCCTGGATATATTTCTGATGGGAGGAAATGCTGTCCAGAAGCTTGGACAGAGTGTCAGGCCTGAGCTGCATCCTGGAGGACGTTCAAGAGtctggaaggggaggggagaaggtggaacaaggaaggagcccaggtttCCGGCCTGGCTCCTTACCTGGGGACAGACATCAGACTTGCCCGAGGACACTCATCATCAGtgtccaggcccctccctggaggtaTGTGCAGTGGAGCCCTGACATCAGTGTTTAAAGATTTCCCCAGGTGACTTGTGCCCGGCCAAGCCTGGGATGTCTGCCCTTGCCCACACTGGGAGTGCCCCAGAGGCGTCCTTGATCACCCCCATTTGAACTCTTGTCTCAAGGAACTCGGTTCAGTAaaggagacaaacacacacacatacaaggcTATAAAAGGTGACAAATGTTGAGACTCAGGGGCCTgtgggagctcagaggagggTCTGGGGGCTGAATGGCTAGTGGTGGAAACTGCTTGTACAGAGGGGATGGAGGCAAGAGAGGACGGGGCCTgtggaggcctggggaggggctggagctgggcctggaaGCTGGCTGGGACCCATTTCCCTTGGAACAAAGGGAGGCAGTTGACTTGCCATCCCGCCTCCCAGGACGGCATCGAGCCCATGTGGGAAGACAGCAGGAATAAGCGCGGTGGCCGCTGGCTGGTCAGCCTCACCAAGCAGCAGCGCCACAGTGAGCTGGACCGCCTGTGGCTGGAGACCGTGAGTGTGGGAGCTGGGCGGGGAGGGTCCCCAAGGGAAGGGGTAGGGCTGCTATGAGTCCCGTGGTGGCAGTGGTCTCAAGGATGGCAATCCGTGTGCCACAGCTGGAGGTCTCACTGTCCCCCTCTTTGGCCCCAGCTGCTGTGTCTGATCGGGGAGAGCTTTGAGGAGCACAGCCGGGAGGTGTGTGGGGCTGTCGTCAACATCCGCACCAAGGGGGACAAGATCGCCGTGTGGACGCGGGAGGCGGAGAACCAGGCGGGCGTGCTGCACATTGGGTGAGGGGCGTCTCTGGcacggggtgggggctgggtctCTTCTAGGGGAGAAGGTGAAATGTGGGGGGGGGGCTTGGTCTGCAAGGGTAGACCTCCTGATTCTTCCCTACCCACCCGTATAAAGGGTTTGGAATCTAGATTTCAAATTATTTCTAGCAGAACGCTTTTCTTTTGccttagaggcatattttgggttTCCAAATGGGTAAGACACACAAAACAGGGGTGACTGTATCTGGAACCAGGGTAGCAGCTCTGGGCCAAGGACCCAGGGTCCCAGGTTATCTCCAGGACCTGCTGCTGACTGCCTGTCTCAtttcctcccccacccacccccaggcgTGTCTACAAAGAACGCCTGGGCCTCTCTACAAAGACTGTCATTGGGTACCAGGCCCACCAGACACGGCTACCAAGAGCAACTCCCTAGCCAAGAACAAGTTTGTGGTGTGAGGGGGCCTTGGCACCAATCCCCACGCAGCCACTCTGAGCCTTgcactgctgtgtgtgtgtgtgtgtgtgtgtgtgtgtgtgtgtgtggagggggtgtCGGGCTATGCTGATGAAGCTGGGCAGGACTGGAGGGTAGATCACCTGGTTCTCACCTGTCCTGGAGAGAATATGGACACTCGAACACGACTGGGGCCCAGGCCTAGGGGCACCTCTGTGGTGGAGGGGCTAGCCTGAGGACCCAGGGTGGCGGAGAGGTGGAGGAAACCCCCAGATTTCCTTGTTTCACCCAGGGGTGGGGGGGTCATGGGGGGAAGGAGGGCTCAACCACAGGTGGAAAGATGACAGGAGAGGATCCTCTGGTccagcacttactctgtgcctaCCTGGGAAGGGGGCTAGGGGGCCTGAGGGCCAGAATCTTCTATTTTGGGGAAGGGGGGGCTCAAAGCCACCGACACTCTGAGAGCTGGAGTGCAGGGACAGGAGTGGGGGGCCTTTCCTCTTTGATCACTCTGCTTAAAAACCTTTGTGGGTTGCCTCTCAGCTGATTTGTAGCCTAGGAGCCCACCCTGTACCCTGTCCCTTCCCTGGAGTAGGCCAACCCTCCAGCCCTTGGGGTTGGGGGGTCGGCCAAGAGGTGCACACTGTCTCACAGAGGGATATGTGGGGGCTGAGGAGTGAGAGAGCCCTGCGTGGCCTCTTGCCATTTCCTCAGCTGTGGCCAAGGGGTCTGAGCCTTGCCTGCCTCAGGACCAGGCTGAAGTGGAGGGGGGTGGATGGGGCCCTGACTCAGGAGAGGAGGGTGGTGGTCAGGCCTCACTATGGTTCTGCTAGAGATGGATTAACTTAGCCCCTTTATTCCTGTTCTAAATAAATACTCACTTTGAACAAAACTGGAATGACTTTTAAGGAGGGCTCTAAAATTGAGTAAGATTCAGGCCCCCCAAAACCTTGATCTGCTCTTGTCCTGCCTTGAAAGGGGCTCATGTGAGACTCCCAGGTTCCAAGGAGGCTGAGCAGGGCCTAAgctggtgtggggagaggggtaaGACTTGGGGGCTTCAACTACCAAAGGGGTTTGAGCCAGGGGGTGGGGTATATGCCCCTGGCAGGACTGAAGGGGCAGGGAGCAGCAGGCCTGGCCCTCAGAAGACCCAGGTGCCGTCTGGCCCGAGTCTGAGCCAGTATACGCAGGGCTGGATTTCTGTTGAGTGAAAGGCGCATCTGACTCTACTCCACCGTAATACAGTGTCCTGCACGTGTGGTAAAAACACGATCCAGATCGCCATCCCCATCCGCTCATCAGCTTAGAGCTTACTCCTCTTCAGGGATGAGCTCCGCAGCAAGGCCGGGGATTGGGGTGGCGCTGGTACTGAACCTTGCGGGGCGGGGGGGAACCAGGGGTCCCTGGTGCCTGGGGTTTGCTGGGCCATCAGCAAGCGTCACAGGCAGATCCCAACCACGCTCGCTTCGGCTGCCAGCGCGGGGGGCAGAGCCCAGGGCGGGGCGGAGTCACCCAGAGGCGGGGCTCCGAGGGGGCGGAGCCTGGGGCCGGGGCGGAGGCAGGCCTAAAGGCCGCGGGGCTCCGAGGGGACCCAGCGGGCGCCGAGCGGGGCCGTCTGGGCGCCGGGGGCGGTCCCtgcggggcgggcggggcggggcccgaCCGGCGCTCTGTGTGGCCGCGGCCATGAAGCCGCAGCCGCCGGGCTAGGCCCCGGGCGGCCCGCGGAGGGCTGGGCCTGGCCCCCGGCGCCGGTTCCCGGGCCGGCGGGCGGCAGCTCACCATGTCTGGCAAGCACCAGCACTTCCAGGAACCCGAGGTCGGCTGCTGCGGGAAATACTTCCTGTTTGGCTTCAACGTTGTCTTCTGGGTGAGCGCAGGGTGGGTTCCGGGCCCTGTGCTAGGGGTGGCAGGAGAAGGAGGTTCAGTCCTCTACTAGGGGGAGACCATTCCCTGCCACAAGGGCTTGGGATCGTCCCCCCActtcttcctcccacccccaggacCACCCGGACCACCCGAGGGAACTACGGAGTGGTCCGGATTGCAGGGGGATtgcttgggggtggggtggggaaggggagttCCCTGTGTCTTCCTAAGGCCTGGCGGAAAAAGGGGAGGTGTTTCCTTGAAGGCCCCAGGGGCACGCTTGGTGCGGGTCGCCCCGGCTTCCGCCCAGCCCCCTTGCTACCCTGGGGTGTGGGGTGCACGCGGAGCCCCACCCCTGGTTTACCCCGTAGGGAGGAGAGAGCTACGAAGGGAAGGGCTGCGTTTGCTCTCCCGTCCctttgcccctctggcacctgggcctgctgCCTCGCCTTAAGCTCCTGCAAAGGGGGTTGGTCATAAggcccccctcccagccccatgCTGAGCGGCTTTCTGGCAGGGAGGGCCCATAGCCCTAGTCTTCAACGGGGGCGGGGAATCTCCCCTGCTGAGAGGCCGGGAGCTGGCCCTGGGGAACAGAATTCAACATCTCACAGCTGACAAAACCAAGGCTCCGGGGCGGGGCTGCCCCTGCCCGGAGAAGGGAGCTGCTGGTGCCCCTCCGGGGGTGGCATCTGTGCCCCTGGGCCCTGCCAAgtcatctttctcttctccctcccccatcccatctCTCCAGGGCTGCTTGCTGCCTCTGCAGTCTTGGCTCCTGCTGCCTTGGGCCAAAATGCCAGGCCTAGTCATTTTTGCTAGCAGAGCTCAGTGCATTGCCTCTCCCCGCGTGTGGCCGGTGTGCTCACTCGTGTGTGGGTGTCCTTTGGCCCCAGCAGTACTCCACTCTGGAGGGTGGGGGAAGTCTGGCGGTCTGGGTGTAGCAGGCCTCGCTGTGAGGCTGTGGGCTAGTCAGTTCTCTcagggcctcagctcccctgcctGCAAGGCGGTGATAATGAAGCCTGTCTCTCAGGGTTGTTAGGCAGGTTAAATGAACTTACTGTATTCTTGCATCTACTTTATTATTGtctatattttatagatgagggaacaggcacagagaggtgaagtcatttaacctggggtcacacagccagtaagtacaGAGTCAAAGTGACAGCCTAGTGGGCAGTGGGTGGAGGTGAGGCAGAGCATTGAGGAGAGGGAGCCGCGGAATGCCAAGGGGAGGACAGGCATGAGAGACTCCGGCTTGTTCCAGGGCCCCCTGGgcaggggagtgggggtggggagccagAGCACGAATGGCCCCTCGGGGCTGGGCTGAGACTTTGAGTTTGTGTTAAGGGTAGTGTGGAGCAGGGAGGGCTTCGAGGCAGAGGGGTGGGTCTGTTCTGGCAGATCTGCCTTGCTGCCTTGGGGAGGGTGGGTGAGGGGCAGGCTTGGAGGTGaggagaccagggaggagggCTTGGGCAAAgctggggtggtgggggctgggAAAGGCGAGGAAGGCTCCAGGGGAAGTTATGAGGCTGGATTGACAGGACTGGGCCACTCACGGGTGGAGGGAGGGTTTCGAGTTTGGGTCAAGGTGGCCTGCAGGAGGTGCCTATGAAGCTAGCccagaggtttttttgttttaatgtaaagCAGATCCTGGTGTCGCCCT is a genomic window containing:
- the EIF4E1B gene encoding LOW QUALITY PROTEIN: eukaryotic translation initiation factor 4E type 1B (The sequence of the model RefSeq protein was modified relative to this genomic sequence to represent the inferred CDS: inserted 1 base in 1 codon), with the translated sequence MATASPAGEAKGGIRKWEKEKREEEEEEAAVGAWAGEEAASSPWALRAPRKKAQDEDPVEVKLELHPLRNRWALWFFKNDRSRAWQDNLHLVTKFDTVEDFWAMYSHIQLASKLSSGCDYALFKDGIEPMWEDSRNKRGGRWLVSLTKQQRHSELDRLWLETLLCLIGESFEEHSREVCGAVVNIRTKGDKIAVWTREAENQAGVLHIGRVYKERLGLSTKTVIGYQAHXDTATKSNSLAKNKFVV